The Camelus dromedarius isolate mCamDro1 chromosome 17, mCamDro1.pat, whole genome shotgun sequence DNA window ACGTGGCTGGCACCTGCTCTGGCGAGCTTGTCCCTaatccctgccccaccctggcgGTCAGGCCCAAGGACTCCCAGCTCCACGCGCCCCCCAGCTTCACCTCTCGGATGAGGTCCCGGCGGATCTTCGTCTCCTGGTAGAGGAAGGGCAGGATGTCGTCCAGCAGGTCGCGGACCAGCGATGGCTTGTTGTGCACGGCGGAGTTGAAGAAAGCCAGGGTGGCCCGGCGCACGTTCAGGTCTGGGTCCTGCAGGCTCTCCATGAACTCTCCTGGCAGAAAGATCAGAGAGGGTGTGACCAcaaaccaccccaccccaccttggTTATCTGGTTAATAGGAGCCCTGCAGACCTGGCTGGATGGGGACTGACATGTTCTAAGCATCTACTTTACACAACAAACCTCCAAGGTCCAGATAAGAATGTGGACTTGAGtcttgcctgggttcaaatccagcctCAACCACTTCCTAACCATGggccctcatctgtaaaatgggggcaagaGCAGGACCTACACTGCAGGCCTGGTTTGAGGATTAAGCATGTGGTAATGTCTATAAAGCACGTCACAGAGCCCCCAGCACAGGGCGAGGACCCCCCAAATGTCAACTCAGTACTATTACAAAGGTCAGGGAGGTGAAGGGACTTacacaaagtcacacagcactTCTTTGAATATACCTTTTTGCATTAGTTAGATTCTTTAATAACTGTTACTGttttatatattcaataaataaaatcaagaatgagaggaatccctaaaaaaaaaatctcactgtaTTTCAAATGGTTAGTAGAACCACCCAGGTTAAAGGAGAAAACAGCTCACCTGAGTCACTTTCAAAGCACTGTGGCGAGATGCCCTCGGACCAACGACAAAGGACTACAAACAAACACTGATTTTTCTCACATAAGGGCTGTCAATTCTCAGACTACCTGTGTGCATCCTGGGACTACTGCCTACGCACGGGGCTGTGAGGATGAACTGTGATCAGGAAGATTAGAAGGTCTAGCGTGGTACCCCATCTACAGAGAGAGCTCAGAAACGTACAACAAACCCAAACAcccaggggaggcctggggggtGCCAGCCACGGGCAGCTCAGGCAAGAGGTGGGCAACCAGGGCTGCGGGCAGCGAGTGCCGGCTGGGTCAGGACGTGGAGGAAACTGCTGCTGAAGATACTGCTCCAGCATCTGGACACGTTCAATCCAGAGTGCTAACCCCTTGGTCACAAAAGACAGTGCCCCAGCAGGTGGGGATCAGCACCCCGTTTCCTAGCTGAGGACAAGATGGCCTGTCCAGGCTCACACAGCCAGAGCAacagagacaggatttgaacccgAGGCTAGCAGATGCCAAAATCTCTCCACACTCAATTGGCCTGCTGGGGTGAGGAGGGCCAGACTCCGGTGTGGTCTGGGTGAATGCCTGGAGGCAAGGCTGTTTGGGCCTCTCAGGCAGGGCAGGAGCCGGGTAGCCAGTCTCCCCAGCCCCGGTGCAGCCCTTCCCAGCCTGGTGTCCGAAAAAGCCAGCGCAAGTCAGATCTGTGCTTTTCTGCTTCTAAGAGACTGTGTTCACGGAGTGCTCTCCCCCAGGCACCCATGGGGGTGAAAAGGGACATGCTGGGCTCACCCAGCAACTCAAGGGGAGTgccgggatttgaacccaggccctgcGGCATGTCCCAGGGTGGGATAGTCTCCCAGGTCTCCAACTCCCCTCAGCTAAGGTGTAAGAGAAGTCAGCTCAAGCCAAAGAATGGGGCGGAGGGACTGAAGGGGGCGAGGGCTGGGGGGATGCTCACCGACGAAGCTCTTCAGGAGGGGGTCGATGGGGTGGGGCTGGTCCGAGACGAGGAGCTTGACCGCTGTGATGACCGTGCTCCGGGTGTGCGGCCGGCCTGCAGGACAAGAGGCCGCGCTCGGCCGCGGGCACGGCCAGTCCCATACACCCACAGGGCGGACGGCACCAGGCCTCTCTGCCTCCACGGGAGACAGAACCACATCCCCTACCCACCCGAAACCGCCCCCACCCATCTTTGATGAAGTCAATGCTCCTGTTCCCCTTGGCAGCCCAGAACCTCCCCTGAATCCTTCCTGCTGCAGCTGAGGGTAAAACTGCCCGCTCTCAGGTAACCACGCCGAGGACGCAAACGGAGAACAAGAACCCCAGACCGTGGCCAGCCAAAAGACAGACCCctgcccaggccctgggctgcaCGCTGTTTTCCAGACACGTTATCTCAATCCTCAGGATTAATCAATCCTATCCATTAACTGGTAATAATAGGGAATAtaatattaatcaaaataattaataaaagttattattaatctccattttacagatgaggaaagagagaccCAGGAAGGTTAAACTGAtatctaaggtcacacagcagggccAAAATTCACTCGCTGCTCCTGGCCTTCTCGGGGCCCCTCAGGCCTGCCTTCCCCAAGCAGGGGCAGCAGTGCTTCACGCAGGCCGACCTCACTTAATGTTGCTCTTCTGCTTTCTGAGTAGGAAAGCTGCAGAAAGGGAGGGCAATACAGTTCCCATTAGGGTGAAGCAATATATCAGCTGCTCGCTCCTCCCCCGGCCACCCTGCGCCCTCGGCACACAGCAGTGAAGGGGTTAAGCCTGTTTCTAACCGCAGATTTAGTTCAAGACTCAGGAGAAGGTCTACAATCTGGTGCTCAAATGAATGAAAGAGTTACTGGCTTCACACGTGTagtttttccctctttccatCCTGACTGGCTCCTAAGAAGATTCGGGGTGGCTGATGGAGATAATACCCACAGAACAGGATTAAgtcaattaagaaaaatgaggccAAGGACAACAACAGGCAGGAAGTGAGATGGAGACCAGAGTGAGGGTGCGCAGGGAGAGGCGTCAGGCAGGCCCGTGAACTTGCTAGGACGCCACTGATTTGGCACTAAGCTTCCCAGCAGCCAGTGACCACTTGGCTGGTTCAACAGTGGCCATGAGGGAGGGAGGCCTAAACAAATCAGAGCCGAGAAAAGGCAGGGCTGCCTCTCATCCCGAGGCTCTCACCTCTCAAGGGTCCTCGTGAAGAGCCCTGTGCAGTCTAACGGGTGATGCCCTCAGTGTGGTCTCCCTGTCCACACAGCGGTGAGGGCCCAAAGAGGCTGCTCACGCACCGGTGGCCCAGGAAGGGCTGGCCCATGATCACTAACACAGCGGCGACAGGTTACTAGCTCAGCACCGACGCACCACACCAAGCACTCTGCCTGCACTGTACCAACTCACACACCCTGGGAACCAGCTGACCAGCTGCCCGCCCAGAGGCCTTCTGTTCTCAAGGGCCTTCATCTGCCCAAGacctcagccccacctgcccGCTTTCTTCCTCCCTGAGCTGCAGCACATTCCATCGGGCTCTGACCTGACAATGCTAAGACCTGCTCCGGCCCCGCTTGCCTGGCCCTCTCCAAACCCTGGGGTCAGGCAGCCAATCCTAGTCCACGATTACATCTGCTCCTGGCTCAAGTTGTCCGGCTGCAGTTTCTGGCCCCTCAGAGAACGGCCTTCACTAACCTTCCCCTGGGCCACAGGCTTCTTCTGTCCACAGCAAGGATGATTAAAGTGGCACTGTGCAAAGTTCATTTCTTGTCGGGACACACCAAGGATTTCGCCCCTGAGGGGACCATGGGAAGAGGCCTTGAAGTCTCAGGAAACACTGTTTTTAACGGCTCCTCTCCATTTACTCTCAGAAACACCGTGACTCCCAGACCCCATGACCTGAACAAGCTCCCCTTGTGTGGGCTCCTAGGATGCTAGGGCAAAGTGCCCACATCCAAGCTGGGCTGCCTCTGCCCATCCCCAAGCCCCTACCTGCAGCAAGTTGCTTCCGGAACCGGGGCAGAAGGAACGGAGGGTTCACAAGGACCAGCTTCCCGATGCACTCGGCCACCACCCCCCGGGTGCCCTCCTCGGCGCCCTCGCAGCGCTGGAACAGCAGGGCCCAGATGTCCTCAGTGTAGGGTTTCAGGCTGTCGGGCTGGGCggcccccagggcctccctgagCGAATGCAGCAGCAGGTACTGCCGCCGGGGCTCGGCCTCCATCTGCCCcagcaggaagggcaggaagtCAGGCAGGTTCCCGGCGCCCACACGGCCCAGCGCATAGGAGGCAGCCGCCCTCACGTCCTCACTGGGTGACCCCAAGGCTTCCAGGAGCACCGCCTTCAGCTCCCGCTGGGAGCCCGGGCCGGCCACCTGGCCCACCTCGGCCAGCGACAGGAACGCCAGGATCTTGACCCCCGTGCTCGAGTTGGGTGACCTGGCATCGCAGACCAGGCGGTTGGCTGTGCCCGCCGCCTCCTGGGGACAGGCGGCTGTGAGGGCCGCCACGCACCGAGCCAGCGAGTGGAACACCTGCTTGTGCAGGCCGGGCCCGCCGTCCGCCGCCTGGTCGTAAACGGGCGCGGTGAGCAGGCCGATGAGCTTGGCGTAGTCCACGCACGGCGGGCGGGGCCCCACCAGCGCCTGCAGGAAGCCTTCGGCGGCGGCCAGCACCCCGGCCGGCAGCAGGGGCGACCGCAGCAACCGCAGCAGCTCTGAGAGCACGGGGCCACTGACCTCGGCCAAAGCAGCCGGCTGGGCATGGGCCATGGTGGCAAGGAAGTCCACAGCCAACTGGGCCACATGCATGTCGCTCTCGCTGACCAGGGCGGGCAGCTCAGCCAGGACGGCCCGCACGGCGGGGGGCGGGAGGCTGAGTCCCTGGCTCCGGGCCAGGGCGTCCAGGGCGGCCAGCGTGGCCAGCCGCAGCGCCCGTTGGTTCTTGCGCAGGAACGAGGCCAGGATGGGCAGTGCCTCTGCCAGGATGGGTCGCAGGTCAATCTGCAGTGGGGACATGGCCACCAGTGTCAGCGCCTTGACAGCAGAAAGTCGGGTGATCTCATTCCGCAGGCGGTCCAGGAGGAGCACGAGCGACGGCTCCAGGTCATCCCCAAGCCGGTCACCCAGGTGGCCCACGAGGTGACCCATGCAGGAGATGGCCCGTTCCTTCACCTCCTGGTCCAGGTCAGTGGCACGAAGCCGTGCTAGGGTGGCTGCAGACATCTCTCCAACATAGGGCTCAGGATCCAATGTCCGAGGCCGGTCCAGTGGCCACAGGGCCCTCACCAGCTCCTGTAGCACCAGCAGGGCCTCGGCCGCGATCTTGTAGAAAGGGTCAGCCACACAGGCCATCACAGGTGGCAGGAGAGTGGGCAGGTGTGGGTGGAAGGCCTCAGCCGGCTCTGtgcccagcagcccctgcaggAAGGCCAGGGCGTCCATCCGGATGGTAGAGGAGCTAGAGCGGTCAGCCAGTGAGAAGACGATGCCTGTGGGGTGGGCGCAGAAGTTAAGGGGCCACAGACCCTCACCCAACTCAGCCCTCCCTGGATGGGGCTGTGGAGCACCTCCAGAGGTCTGAGCTGGACCCAGGCACCCAGGCTCTTATGTAGCAAATTCTGAGAGGTCAGGGCTTGGTCAGGGCTTGGCCAGGGCCACTGCTGAGGACCCAGGACAGGAAACCcacttgaaatcaggaagtacgGCCTGCACCCCAGCCGTGTTCTCATTGCTGGCAGTGGGGAGCCACCATAGGTTTCTGAACAGGGGTACCCTCGGGGATTGGGGGCTGGGTTCTGGAAGACACCCAGGACAGCAGACACCCAGTTCTGGTCCATCCTACCTGCTCCCAGCACCGGCATGTGCTCCGCCAGGCTGCCCGGGAGGACACCTGCCAGCTCCGTGAGGAGGCTGAAGCAGCCCTGGCGGGCCCTGACACTCCGATCTTTTAGCTGCCGCTGCAGGGCCTTGATCACAAGGGGCACCTGTGGGCAGGTGGGGGGCGATCAGTGACCACCCAGGAacctccacctcccacccatCCTGGGGGGCTTTGCCCATGGAGGACTCCCATCGTGGATAGGATCGCTCCATCATGACTCTCCCGTCACTCACTCCGCACCCCGCACCTGATTCCACATTCCCCCTCCAAGGTAGGAACTACTTCTGTGTCTGCCTTACAAGTGGGAAACAGGCCCAGAGTTGAAGAGCCTTGCTCAAGGCCACGCAGGCTGTGTGGCTCCTCACTCCTATGCTCGGTGAGGGCGAACGCTGgggccccttcccttccctggccAGACGCTCTCCCCAGATGAGCTCATCCACTCCCCAGATTTCGGATTCAGGTGAAGCCGAGACTCCCAGATCTACATCCCCAACACCAGACCTCCTGTGCCAGCTGCCCGCTCAGCATCTCGGCTCGGGCACCCAGTGAGGACCTCGATGTAAACGTCCAGAGCAGAACTCCAGACACCTCCCCCACCAACCCCGCCATCTTGGGGGACTGAACCTCGTGTTTCAGCAGAGCCTGGAAGTCACAGAACAACTCCCTGACCCTCGCCCTCTACATCCATGAGCAAATCCCAAAGCTACCTGTCAAGTCTTATGCTCCTCTCCACCCCGGCGCCCAAGGCACCacccccatccctttcccctgcaCAGCTGCAACCGCCTCCTGTGTCTCCAAGCCATTACCACCCACTCCCCACAGGCAGCTAGAATGGGCATCTTCAAATGAGTGGGATCACATAATTCCCCTCCTGTGGTTTCCACCCTCTTAGAATAAAAGTGAACCCCCTTCCTGTGGCCTGGAACCCTACTTGTGTCATTGTCTATCTGCCCCAAGACTGTGGTCCAGGGACGCGGACTTCATCTGCTTTGCTCCTGGTTGTGCCCTGCACTTGGAACACAGGGCCGGGCAGGTAGCAAGCGCTCAACACGCTCCACCACACTTCGCTGGGTGGATGGACACATGGGCAGGTGGTCGGCTACGCGAGTGGGTGGATACATGCGCGGGCGGGTGGACAGATGCGGAGGTGGGTGGATGGGAGGGAAGTTGGACCACAGAAGAGAGGtgagcaggtgggagggagagtgAAGGCTGTCACACCTGTCCTTG harbors:
- the CAND2 gene encoding cullin-associated NEDD8-dissociated protein 2 isoform X1; translated protein: MCTAAFHISSLLEKMTSSDKDFRFMATSDLMSELQKDSIQLDEDSERKVVRMLLRLLEDKNGEVQNLAVKCLGPLVGKVKEYQVETIVDALCANMRSDKEQLRDIAGIGLKTVLSELPTAATGSSLATNVCRKITGQLTSAIAQQEDVAVQLEALDILSDMLSRLGAPLGAFHASLLHCLLPQLSSPRLAVRKRAVGALGHLAATCSTDLFVELADHLLDQLPGPRAPANPAAIRTLIQCLGSVGRQAGHRLGAHLARLVPLVEEFCNLDDDELRESCLQAFEAFLRKCPKEMGPHVPNVTSLCLQYIKHDPNYNYDSDGDEEQMETEDSEFSEQESEDEYSDDDDMSWKVRRAAAKCLAALISSRPDLLPDFHCTLAPALICRFKEREENVKADVFGAYIVLLRQTRPPRGWLLAAEEPTQTHSNLHMLQGQVPLVIKALQRQLKDRSVRARQGCFSLLTELAGVLPGSLAEHMPVLGAGIVFSLADRSSSSTIRMDALAFLQGLLGTEPAEAFHPHLPTLLPPVMACVADPFYKIAAEALLVLQELVRALWPLDRPRTLDPEPYVGEMSAATLARLRATDLDQEVKERAISCMGHLVGHLGDRLGDDLEPSLVLLLDRLRNEITRLSAVKALTLVAMSPLQIDLRPILAEALPILASFLRKNQRALRLATLAALDALARSQGLSLPPPAVRAVLAELPALVSESDMHVAQLAVDFLATMAHAQPAALAEVSGPVLSELLRLLRSPLLPAGVLAAAEGFLQALVGPRPPCVDYAKLIGLLTAPVYDQAADGGPGLHKQVFHSLARCVAALTAACPQEAAGTANRLVCDARSPNSSTGVKILAFLSLAEVGQVAGPGSQRELKAVLLEALGSPSEDVRAAASYALGRVGAGNLPDFLPFLLGQMEAEPRRQYLLLHSLREALGAAQPDSLKPYTEDIWALLFQRCEGAEEGTRGVVAECIGKLVLVNPPFLLPRFRKQLAAGRPHTRSTVITAVKLLVSDQPHPIDPLLKSFVGEFMESLQDPDLNVRRATLAFFNSAVHNKPSLVRDLLDDILPFLYQETKIRRDLIREVEMGPFKHTVDDGLDVRKAAFECMYSLLESCLGQLDICEFLNHVEDGLKDHYDIRMLTFIMLARLATLCPMPVLQRVDRLIEPLRATCTAKVKAGSVKQEFEKQDELKRSAMRAVAALLTIPEVGKSPIMADFLSQIHSNPELAALFESIQKDSALAPSTDSMELS